One Stenotrophomonas oahuensis genomic region harbors:
- a CDS encoding TolC family protein, with translation MWTHVAAFAALAFVPCAYAQGTPPAISVEHSAERTVPGAPAPALTLDDAIARVARQHPDLRLVDAQRPVLEARRDAATLRPPLTFGVELENALGTGAARGLDAAELTVSLAGVLERGGKLDARRTLAQANLDALAPQREIARLDLMAEVARRYLAVTQAGQQLEIARTDIEQRRRAVAAARLRLQAGASPESVLLTAQAQLAQAELDRDRALQMAQSAKVALAALWQQRQADFDTVSGNPLQLPALQDLTVLTDLLQGTPELAVLAGEGRIRDAQLQLARTQARPDFNWQVGVRNNRESRDTSLVAGFSLPLGGVRRAEPEIRAAEAERALTGIERQAREMQLYATLAEAHGRYQTARLEVTRLARDVLPQLQRAEKAAETAWRAGAVSYMEWAQLQALRIEARQRQLDAAIAAQTGLIEIQRLTGQSLLVSDTTPIPAAVSTEDRP, from the coding sequence ATGTGGACGCACGTGGCCGCCTTTGCGGCCTTGGCGTTCGTGCCGTGCGCCTATGCGCAGGGCACGCCGCCCGCCATTTCTGTTGAGCACAGCGCCGAACGCACTGTTCCCGGTGCACCCGCGCCCGCGCTGACCCTCGACGACGCCATCGCCCGCGTCGCCCGCCAGCACCCCGACCTGCGCCTGGTCGACGCACAGCGCCCGGTACTGGAAGCCCGACGCGACGCGGCCACGCTGCGGCCACCGCTCACCTTCGGCGTTGAGCTGGAGAACGCGCTGGGCACCGGGGCCGCGCGCGGCCTCGATGCTGCCGAACTCACGGTCAGCCTGGCCGGGGTGCTGGAGCGCGGGGGCAAGCTGGATGCTCGTCGCACCCTGGCCCAGGCCAATCTGGATGCGCTGGCCCCGCAGCGCGAAATCGCCCGGCTGGACCTGATGGCCGAGGTCGCCCGCCGCTATCTGGCGGTGACCCAGGCCGGGCAGCAGTTGGAGATCGCCCGCACCGACATCGAGCAGCGACGACGTGCTGTGGCCGCTGCGCGCCTGCGTCTGCAGGCGGGTGCTTCGCCCGAATCGGTGCTGCTGACCGCACAGGCACAACTGGCCCAGGCCGAACTGGACCGCGACCGCGCGCTGCAGATGGCGCAGTCCGCCAAGGTCGCACTGGCCGCGCTGTGGCAGCAACGCCAAGCCGACTTCGATACTGTCAGTGGCAACCCGCTTCAGCTGCCCGCCTTGCAGGATCTGACCGTATTGACTGACCTGCTGCAGGGTACGCCGGAGCTGGCCGTTCTCGCCGGGGAAGGCCGCATCCGTGACGCGCAACTGCAGTTGGCGCGGACCCAGGCCAGGCCGGACTTCAACTGGCAGGTGGGTGTGCGCAACAACCGCGAAAGCCGTGACACCTCGCTGGTCGCCGGCTTCAGCCTGCCGCTGGGTGGTGTGCGTCGCGCCGAGCCGGAGATCCGTGCGGCCGAAGCCGAGCGCGCGCTGACCGGCATTGAACGCCAGGCGCGCGAAATGCAGTTGTACGCCACTCTGGCCGAAGCCCATGGGCGCTACCAGACCGCGCGGCTGGAAGTCACGCGACTGGCGCGCGACGTGCTGCCGCAACTGCAACGCGCCGAAAAAGCCGCCGAAACCGCATGGCGGGCAGGCGCGGTGAGCTACATGGAGTGGGCGCAACTGCAGGCGCTGCGCATCGAAGCGCGGCAACGCCAGCTGGACGCCGCGATTGCTGCGCAGACCGGCCTGATCGAGATCCAGCGCCTGACCGGGCAGAGCCTGCTTGTCAGCGACACCACCCCCATACCGGCTGCAGTGTCCACGGAGGACCGCCCATGA
- a CDS encoding DUF885 domain-containing protein — translation MIGVRLPREPVCVNTRLSVALLLALSLPAAAYAAPPATPSAPASVATESPADAAFRAIYEKEWAWRQAGGGEASEDGDGPAQATRMPDVGAAAQQARLKVWDDVLAQLDKVDVKALSPTNQVNYAIYRDQVFNLAAEVRLRGYEMPFNSDSSFWSNLSFMARREMKSAKDYQNYIARLNDVPRYFGQQTDNMRAGLKRGFSVPRAVLDGREVAISMVADLKDPTESPLYAPFKKLPASIPAAEQAQLQAQARQAISSSVVPAFGKLRTFFLNEYVPQARTTLAAEALPDGKAYYQQQIHEYTTLDLTPQQIHEIGLKEVARIQAEMNTIIQQVGFKGSFAEFLTFLRTDPQFYAKTPNELLYRAAWISKRIDGQIGKYMTLPRARFTIVPVPPDIAPFWTAGRGGMGTYWLNTYNLPARPLYNLPALTLHESDPGHALQGALAAEQGEQPEFRRNAYISAYGEGWGLYSEKLGVEMGIYETPYEDFGRLTYEMWRAARLVIDTGVHHKGWTREQALAYLRDHTALSEHEVTTEVDRYISWPGQALSYKLGEIAIVRLRAQAEKDLGDRFDVKAFHDAVLKQGSVPLPVLEQQIQAFIAERRAP, via the coding sequence ATGATCGGAGTTCGCCTTCCCCGGGAACCCGTCTGCGTGAATACCCGTCTGTCTGTTGCCCTGCTGCTCGCCCTGTCCCTGCCGGCCGCCGCCTACGCCGCACCGCCCGCCACGCCTTCCGCGCCGGCCAGCGTGGCCACCGAATCACCGGCTGACGCCGCGTTCCGTGCCATCTACGAGAAGGAATGGGCCTGGCGCCAGGCCGGTGGCGGCGAAGCCAGCGAGGATGGCGACGGCCCGGCCCAGGCCACCCGCATGCCCGACGTCGGTGCCGCCGCCCAGCAGGCGCGCTTGAAGGTCTGGGACGACGTGCTGGCCCAGCTGGACAAGGTGGACGTCAAGGCGCTGTCGCCGACCAACCAGGTCAACTACGCGATCTACCGCGACCAGGTCTTCAACCTGGCCGCCGAAGTACGCCTGCGTGGCTACGAGATGCCGTTCAACTCGGACTCGTCGTTCTGGTCCAACCTGTCGTTCATGGCGCGCCGCGAAATGAAGTCCGCCAAGGACTATCAAAACTACATCGCGCGCCTGAATGATGTGCCGCGCTATTTCGGCCAGCAGACCGACAACATGCGGGCCGGCTTGAAGCGTGGCTTCAGCGTGCCGCGCGCCGTGCTGGATGGTCGCGAAGTGGCGATCAGCATGGTCGCCGACCTGAAGGATCCGACCGAATCGCCGCTATACGCACCCTTCAAGAAACTGCCGGCCAGCATTCCCGCTGCCGAACAGGCGCAGCTGCAGGCGCAGGCGCGCCAGGCCATCAGCAGCAGCGTGGTGCCCGCCTTCGGCAAGCTGCGCACCTTCTTCCTCAACGAATACGTGCCGCAGGCCCGTACCACCTTGGCCGCCGAAGCGCTGCCGGATGGCAAGGCCTACTACCAGCAGCAGATCCACGAATACACCACGCTTGATCTCACCCCGCAGCAGATCCACGAGATCGGCCTGAAGGAAGTGGCGCGCATCCAGGCCGAGATGAACACCATCATCCAGCAGGTGGGCTTCAAGGGCAGCTTCGCCGAGTTCCTGACCTTCCTGCGTACCGATCCGCAGTTCTATGCCAAGACGCCCAACGAGCTGCTGTACCGCGCGGCGTGGATTTCCAAGCGCATTGATGGACAGATCGGCAAGTACATGACGCTGCCGCGCGCCCGTTTCACCATCGTGCCGGTGCCGCCGGACATCGCCCCGTTCTGGACTGCGGGGCGCGGCGGCATGGGCACCTACTGGCTGAACACCTACAACCTGCCGGCCCGTCCGCTGTACAACCTGCCCGCATTGACCCTGCACGAGTCCGACCCGGGCCATGCACTGCAGGGTGCGCTGGCCGCCGAGCAGGGCGAACAACCCGAGTTCCGCCGCAACGCCTACATTTCCGCCTATGGCGAAGGCTGGGGCCTGTACAGCGAGAAGCTCGGCGTGGAAATGGGTATCTATGAAACGCCCTATGAAGATTTCGGCCGGCTCACCTATGAGATGTGGCGCGCCGCGCGCCTGGTGATCGACACCGGTGTGCACCACAAGGGCTGGACGCGTGAGCAGGCCCTGGCCTACCTGCGCGACCACACCGCGCTGAGCGAGCATGAAGTCACCACCGAAGTGGACCGCTACATTTCCTGGCCGGGCCAGGCGTTGAGCTACAAGCTGGGCGAGATCGCCATTGTGCGGCTGCGCGCGCAGGCCGAAAAGGATCTGGGCGACCGCTTCGACGTCAAGGCCTTCCACGACGCCGTGTTGAAGCAGGGTTCGGTGCCGCTGCCGGTGCTGGAACAGCAGATCCAGGCGTTCATTGCCGAACGACGCGCGCCGTGA
- a CDS encoding membrane-targeted effector domain-containing toxin, protein MLDALSALRQRIWVSAPREALPGLPTAEGQPQLQSVRNGEMPAAAAVTPTPDPTARFLIPPKEARVLLGLLRDSRRALDPDYLLRAGSSEQHAQALFYRMRTALLADVRAMPVAAPAHGMTAPTLEGCQHPADVLCRLLTTRPGLIVAEANAGRASKQLLIQNMAVLRSLGVDTLYLDQLQYDLHQKHLDTLHRTGHPPEPLQHFMRQIDSGHMTDTQGGSTYAAVLDAASRAGVRVVALDQMTSYHLKGAADELDSPHESAADLRVRVISHVAAQRIIHDQRQREHLQGVRRWVALLSNGYAGSTNGIAGVGPRLGIPALRVEDADPGESTQLRAGFDPGRSIPPGPLTHSGEMQCDYLLKVPTQGRGGLLSTPEPCSAEQAQAARQLRAAIAGCRAALSRVGTYRLVELDSGEQLLVRRSAGRGLVAHRIVPTEAGGIRLQSTEEAGSDSRSAAPHEFRDLDHLRQALASRLEEVPRGTPV, encoded by the coding sequence ATGCTGGATGCCCTGAGCGCGCTGCGACAGCGCATATGGGTCAGCGCGCCGCGCGAAGCCCTGCCTGGACTACCGACGGCTGAAGGCCAGCCGCAGCTGCAATCGGTCCGCAACGGGGAAATGCCTGCCGCCGCTGCGGTCACGCCCACGCCAGACCCCACCGCTCGCTTTCTCATACCGCCCAAAGAGGCGCGCGTCCTCCTGGGTCTGCTGCGCGACTCGCGGCGCGCGCTTGACCCCGATTACCTGCTCCGTGCCGGTTCTTCAGAGCAGCACGCACAGGCGCTGTTCTACCGCATGCGCACGGCCCTGCTGGCCGATGTGCGCGCCATGCCGGTGGCCGCACCCGCGCACGGCATGACCGCGCCGACCCTGGAGGGCTGTCAGCACCCGGCCGACGTACTTTGCCGCCTGCTCACCACCCGTCCGGGGCTGATCGTGGCGGAAGCCAATGCCGGTCGTGCCAGCAAGCAGCTACTGATCCAGAACATGGCGGTGCTGCGTTCGCTCGGCGTCGATACGCTGTACCTGGACCAGCTGCAGTACGACCTTCATCAGAAGCATCTGGACACACTGCACCGCACGGGTCACCCACCGGAGCCCCTGCAGCACTTCATGCGCCAGATCGACAGTGGCCACATGACCGACACGCAGGGGGGCAGCACCTATGCGGCCGTGCTGGATGCGGCCAGCCGTGCGGGGGTGCGCGTGGTGGCGTTGGACCAGATGACCAGCTACCACCTGAAAGGCGCTGCCGACGAGCTGGACAGTCCACATGAATCCGCCGCCGACCTGCGTGTGCGGGTGATCAGTCATGTGGCGGCGCAGCGCATCATCCATGACCAGCGCCAGCGGGAGCATCTGCAGGGCGTGCGCCGCTGGGTCGCATTGCTCAGCAACGGCTATGCCGGCAGCACCAACGGCATTGCCGGGGTGGGGCCGAGGCTGGGCATTCCCGCTCTGCGTGTGGAAGATGCCGATCCCGGCGAAAGCACCCAGCTGCGAGCCGGCTTCGATCCGGGCCGCTCGATTCCACCTGGGCCATTGACCCACAGCGGCGAAATGCAGTGTGACTACCTGCTCAAGGTCCCCACGCAGGGCAGGGGCGGCCTGCTCAGCACACCCGAACCCTGCAGCGCCGAGCAGGCACAGGCGGCGCGTCAGCTGCGCGCCGCCATTGCCGGCTGCAGGGCCGCGCTGTCGCGCGTGGGTACCTACCGACTGGTGGAACTCGACAGCGGTGAGCAGCTGCTGGTGCGCCGGTCCGCCGGACGCGGCCTCGTCGCTCACCGCATTGTGCCGACGGAGGCGGGTGGCATCCGTCTGCAATCCACCGAGGAGGCCGGTTCCGACAGCCGCTCAGCTGCGCCGCATGAGTTCCGCGATCTCGATCATCTGCGTCAGGCCCTGGCCAGCCGCCTGGAAGAGGTCCCGCGCGGCACCCCCGTATGA